The Streptomyces fungicidicus nucleotide sequence GCAGTTCGTCGATGACGGCGAGCTTGTCGGAGACCTTGGCGCCGCCGAGGGCGACGACGTAGGGGCGCCGGACGTCGTCGGTGAGCTTCCTCAGCACGCCGACCTCGGTGGCGATGAGGTACCCGGCGTAGTGCGGCAGCCGCGCGGGGAGGTCGAAGACCGAGGCGTGCTTGCGGTGCACCGCGCCGAAGCCGTCGCCGACGTAGATGTCGGCGAGGGCGGCGAGGCGGTCGGCGAAGGCGCCGCGCTCGGCGTCGTCCTTGCTGGTCTCACCGGCGTTGAAGCGGAGGTTCTCGATGACCGCGACCTGTCCGTCGGTCAGTCCGGCGACGGTGGCGGTGGCCGACTCGCCGACGGTGTCCGTCGCGAACGCGACGTCGGCGCCGAGGAGTTCACCGAGGCGCGCGGCGGCCGGGGCGAGCGAGAAGGCGGGGTCCGGGGCGCCCTTGGGGCGGCCCAGGTGCGAGGCGACGACCACGCGGGCGCCCGCGCCGGCGAGGGCCTCGACGGTGGGCAGCACGGCGCGGATGCGGCCGTCGTCGGTGATGGTGGTGCCGTCCAGCGGCACGTTCAGGTCGGCGCGGACGAAGACCCGCTTGCCCGCGACGCCTTCGGAGAGGAGTTCGTCGATCGTCTTCATAGGGGCTCCCTGCTACGGCTCGTGTTCACTCGTGATCGCTCGTGATCGAAAGAGGGCGGCTGTTCCGATACGTGCGTCAGGGCTCGGACAGCGCGTTGCCGCACCGGCCGAGCCCTGCACTCATATCAGGCTGCCCGCTCCGTGATCAGAGCTGGTTGCCCACGAAGACCGTCAGGTCGACAAGGCGGTTGCTGTAGCCCCACTCGTTGTCGTACCAGCCGATGACCTTCACGCTCTTGCCCTCCTGGACCATCGTCAGGGAGGAGTCGAAGGTGCAGGACGCCGGGGCGTTGACGATGTCCGAGGAGACGATCGCGTCCTCGGTGTACTCGAGGTAGCCCTTCAGCTCGCCCTCGGCGGCCTTCTGGAAGGCGGCGTTGACCTCTTCCTTGGTGACCTCGCGGGAGAGCTCGACCACCAGGTCGGTGACGGAGCCGGTGGGGACCGGGACGCGCATGGCCATGCCGTCCAGCTTGCCCTTGAGCTGCGGCAGCACCAGAGCGGTGGCCTTGGCGGCACCGGTGGTGGTCGGGATGATGTTCTCGGCGGCGGCACGGGCGCGGCGCAGGTCCTTGTGCGGGAAGTCAAGGATGCGCTGGTCGTTCGTGTACGCGTGCACCGTGGTCATCAGACCCTTGACGATGCCGAAGTTCTCGTCGAGGACCTTCGCCATCGGCGCCACACAGTTGGTGGTGCAGGAGGCGTTGGAGATGACGTGGTGGTTCGCCGGGTCGTACTGGTCCTGGTTGACGCCCATGACGAGGGTGATGTCCTCGTTCTTCGCGGGCGCGGAGATGACGACCTTCTTGGCGCCGCCGGCGATGTGCTTCTCGGCGTCTTCCTTCTTGGTGAAGATGCCGGTCGACTCGATGACGATGTCGACGCCCAGCTCGCCCCACGGGATGTCGGCGGGGTCGCGCTCGGAGAGCACCTTGATCGTCTTGCCGTCGACGGTGATCGTGTCGGCGGTGTGGGTGACCTCCTGCTTGAGGCGGCCCAGGATGGTGTCGTACTTCAGCAGGTGCGCAGTGGTCGCCGTGTCACCCAGGTCGTTGACGGCCACGATCTCGATGTCGGCGCCCTGCTCCAGCAGAGCGCGGAAGTAGTTGCGACCGATGCGGCCAAACCCGTTGATGCCTACGCGGATCGTCACGAACCGATCTCCTCGTTGGTACGCCGGCTCTAGTCGCCGGCGAGCTGTATTTGGGATGTCCCCGACCAATGTCGACCCTACCTCTCCGGGGCCCCGGCCGTGACATCGAGTTGGCCCATACCCGGCAGGGCGGCCCGTACCCGTCAGTAGGGTGCGGACCGCCCGGACCGGTGGTCGGCGGTCACTCCATTTCGCTACGGGTCGTCAGTCCGTGTTGACGTGCGGTGTCACCCGTCCAGGGCCGCCAGCGCCTTCCTCAGCAGCGCGGACCGGTCGGCCGCGGAGGGCAGGTGCTCCAGGCCGAAGCCCAGCAGCACGGTGTCGCCGGTGGTGACCGACCCATGGGTGCGGAAGAGCTCCCCGGTGCGCGTCCAGTCCTTCAGGACGGCCGGGCTGCCCGCAGGGGGCCCGGACACCTTCCAGGCGCCCAGCGAGTTCTCGAAGCCCTCGGTGTCCGCCGCGGTGCCGCCGGTCACCAGCGAGGCCTCGTCGGCGAGGACGCCGTGGCCGCCGCTGCCCGGGTCGGTGACGTAGGCGAGGGAGACCTCGACCGACTTGCCCGCGTAGGCGCTCAGGTCGAACTCCACCTGCCGCCAGCCGCCGGAGGAGCCGGTGAGGCTGTTCCAGGAGCCGGTGGTCCCGGTCGCCGCGCAGCCGTCGTCGCCGAGGGTCAGGTAGTGCTCCAGCCAGGGGTGCTCGCCGACGTAGAAGCCGGCCGCGCACTCGCTGGGCACGGTGGCGCGGGTGGCGCCGCCGGCCTCGGGCAGGGTCGTCCAGTCGCCGGCGCCGGTGGTGTGCGCCTCGACGAGGGCGTGGTCGTAGCCCTGTTCGGTGTCCCACAGCAGCCGGGTGCGCAGCGTGGGCCGGTCGGCCGCGGTGGTGCCGGTGAGGTCGATGGTGCGGGTGAGGCGCTTGTAGCCGTCGTCGGTGTGCACGGCGGCCGCCATGTACGAGCCTGCGTAGGGCCCGTACGGGTTGACCGTGCCCGGGTACTGTCCGGCGCCGGCGCTCGCGAACAGCGGGTACGCGCCGGCGGGCAGCTCGTCGGAGGTCACGCCGTAGGTGCCGGCCGCGTCCAGCGGGTTGCCGGGCGTGTCGCCGAGCGGGCCGGTGAAGCCGCCCAGTCCGCCGGAGCCGGTGAACGCGGTGGCCCCCGCGGTCGAGGTGCGCGAGTAGGCGCCCAGGTAGTACTGGCTGAAGTCGTCGGACAGGTTGCCGCCGCCGAGGTCGACGCTGCCGCCCGCCTGCTCGCCGGCCTCGATCAGCCGGCCGCCCTCGTTGAGGAAGGCCCGCAGCTGGAGCTGGGTGGCGACGCCCGGGACGGCGGCGCCGGTGTGGTGGACCACCGTGCCGAAGTGGCTCAGCACGCCGAGCGCGTCGGGCGCGCCCCGTTCCGCGACGTCCCAGACCGCCGCGCCGCGGCCGTCGGCCTTGAGCGCGTCGACGTACTTCTGGGTGTGCGCGGCCTTCGCGCCCTCCTCGGCGACGACCAGGACGTCCGCGCGGGGCCGCTCGGCGACGGTGTACGTGAAGTGCTCGCTGGAGACCTTCCCGCCCTTGCGCGCCTTGCCGGTGAACCACACCTCGACCTTGTCGCCGGGCGCTCCGTGGCGCACCTCGGCCCGGTACTCGTCGAAGTGCAGGTTGTCCTCGCCGCCGTACCGCTCCCCGCCCTTCCAGGGCCTGAGGTCCACGTCGTGCGTACGGCCGCCGTCGACCCGGTACTTGAGCTCCTTGTCGCGCACGGCACGGCGGGCGACGACGGAGACCTCCTGGGCGGCGCCGCGCGCGTACGAGGTGCCGAAGGACGCCGGGGTGAAGTCCGGGGCGTCCAGGCCGACGGCCGAGGACGGCCGGTCGGGGTGGGCGGCGGTCTCGGCGACGGAGAGCGCGAACGGGACGTTCTTGGCGAACTCCTGCTGGATCAGCTTCTCGTCGTCGGGGAAGGTGAAGCCCGACCGGCAGTCACGGGCGTTCCACTCGTCGTCCGGGTCGGCGTCGGAGGCGGTCTGGCAGGTCGACATCTCGGGCGTGAACATCCCCGTGCCGTTGACGTTGGCCGCGTGCCCGTCGGCCTCGCCGTTGGTGGTGTACAGCTCGGAGGAGAGCTGCGGGTGGTAGCCCGGGATCGCCGAGTCACCGGGCGTGCCGGCGAGGGCCCGGTACAGGACGTCGTCGGGGGTCGGCGTGGCCACCTGCCAGCCGACCCCGTAGAGGAGGAGTTCGGCGGCGGAGTGGTAGTTGATGCCGTAGGTGAAGCCGATGCGCTTCTGGAAGGCGTCGACGGCCTTGGTCTCGGGCTCGGAACCGGGGCCCGCGCCGCGGTAGGTCTGGCTGGTGGGGCTCGGGGACGAGCCCTCGTCGTCGTAGCCCCACTTGTAGGGGAAGTTGCGGTTGAGGTCGACGCCGTCGCCGGTGCTGATGGCGCCGTCGCCGTTGACGTCCCGCAGGTTCTTGCGCCACAGGCGGTTGGCGGGGTCGGCGAAGGTGTAGTCGTAGCCGTCGGGGTTGGCGGAGAGGACGAACCACAGTTCGGTGGTGTCCACGATCTTCTTGATCCGCTTGTCCGTCCGGTACGCGTCCAGGTAGTGGTGCATCAGCCGCCGGGTCATCTCCGGGGTGATCCACTCGCGCGCGTGCTGGTTGGACATGTAGAGGACGGACGGCCTGGAGCCGTCCTTGGTCCTCCCCGCCTGCTTGGTGAGCTTCAGGGCGAGGATGTCCTGCCCCCTGACGGTCTTTCCGATGGAGACGACCTTGGTGAGGCCCGGGTTCTCCCGCGCGGTGCGCAGGATCTCCTCCTGGAGGCCGCCCTTTCCGCTGTACGGGCGGAAGACGCCCTGGGCGGCGTTCTCGACCCGGGCGGCCGCCCGCGCGGAGAGCGTGTGCTCGGTGAGGTCGACGCCCTGCTTCTCCAGCTTCTCGGCCTGCCCGTCGGTGAGGTAGACCTCGACGGTGGCCGTGCCCTTGTCGGGCACCCGCTCACCGAGTTCGTGGCCGTCCTGCCCCGCCGCCAGCAGCAGGGACACCTGCGACTTGGTGACCTCGGCCCGGAAGACCTTGACCTCGCCGGAGTCGGAGGCCGCCGGGTCCGCGGGTCGCGCCAGGGCAGTGGGTGCGATGCCCGCTCCGCCGATCAGGAGCGTGCCGACAGCGAGGATCGATCTCGCTCTGTGTCTCATGAGCCCCCCTGAGAGTGGTCCGCCGCAGTGGCGAACAGATGCCAGGCTCATGACGCAACATGATCGAGTCAAGGGCGCCGCCACGCCACGTGAAAAACCGGCGCCGATCACCCGAACGGGCGCCGACGCCGGTCTCCTGACGGGCCATCAGACCATCAGCTTGTCGTCCAGCTCCTCGCCGATGTTGGCCTCCGTGCCCGGGAGGCCGAGGTCGGAGGCGCGCTTGTCCGCCATCGCCAGCAGCCGGCGGATCCGGCCGGCCACGGCGTCCTTGGTGAGCGGCGGGTCGGCGAGCGCGCCCAGCTCCTCCAGCGAGGCCTGCTTGTGCTCCATGCGCAGCCGTCCGGCCGCGGCGAGGTGCTCGGGGACGTCGTCGGCGAGGATCTCCAGGGCGCGCTGGACCCGGGCGCCGGCCGCCACGGCCGCGCGGGCGGAGCGGCGCAGGTTGGCGTCGTCGAAGTTGGCCAGCCGGTTCGCCGTGGCGCGCACCTCGCGGCGCATCCGGCGCTCCTCCCAGGCCAGCACCGACTCGTGCGCGCCGAGCCGGGTGAGCAGCGCGCCGATCGCGTCGCCGTCCCGGACCACGACCCGGTCCACGCCGCGCACCTCGCGCGCCTTGGCCGCGATCGACAGCCGGCGCGCGGCGCCGACCAGGGCGAGCGCGGCCTCGGGGCCGGGGCAGGTCACCTCCAGCGAGGAGGAGCGGCCCGGCTCGGTGAGGGAGCCATGGGCCAGGAAGGCGCCGCGCCAGGCCGCCTCGGCGTCGCAGGTGGCCCCCGAGACCACCTGCGGGGGCAGGCCGCGGATCGGCCGGCCCCGGCCGTCCACCAGGCCGGTCTGCCGGGCCAGCTGGTCGCCGCCCGCGACCACCCGTACGACGTAACGCGAGCCGCGGCGCAGTCCGCCCGGCGCCATCACGATCAGCTCGGAGCTGTGGCCGAAGATCTCCAGGATGTCCCGCTTGAGGCGGCGGGCCGCCATCGCGGTGTCCAGCTCCGCCTCGATCACGATCCGGCCGCTCACCAGGTGAAGGCCGCCGGCGAACCGCAGCAGGGCGGAGACCTCCGCCTTTCTGCAGCAGGTCCGGGTGACGGGGAGCCGGCTGATCTCGTCCTTCACCGCTGCCGTCATCGCCATGGGCCGATCCTTCCATGCATCCGAAAAATACGGTCGTACGCGGCGGCCAACAGCTCCGGGTCGTGCCGGGGGCTTCCGTCGGGCCGGGCCACGGGGGCCAGCTCGACCGCGGCGCCGAACCGCTGGGCGGCCTCGGTCAGCGAGTCGCGGTCGGGCACGGCGGCCTCGTCGGCCAGCACCACGTCCAGGGCGAGTTTAGGGGCGTGTCGTCCCAAAACCTCCAAATGACGCTGCGGGGAGAAGCCCTCGGTTTCTCCTGGCTGCGGGGCGAGGTTAAGCGAGAGTACCCGGCGCGCCTTGGTCTCGATGAGGGCGTCCAGCAGTTCGGGCACGAGCAGGTGCGGAATGACCGAGGAGAACCAGGAGCCGGGGCCGAGCACCACCCAGTCGGCGTCGAGGACCGCCGCGACCGCCTCGGGGACGGCCGGCGGGTCGATCGGCACGAGGTGCACGGACTGCACCTCGCCCGGAGTGAGGGCGACGGTGGCCTGACCGCGGACGGTGCCGACCTCGTCGGGCCGCTCCGGGTCGTGGCCCCTGACCAGTGCCTCGAGCTCCAGCGGCACGGCGGACATCGGCAGCACGCGCCCGTGCGCGCCGAGCAGCCGGCCCACCAGGTCCAGCGCCTGGACGTGGTCGCCGAGCTGCTCCCACAGGGCGACGATCAGCAGATTGCCGACCGCGTGCTCGTGCAGATCGCCCTGGGACTGGAAGCGGTGCTGGATGACGCGGGCCCAGGTCTGGCCCCAGTCGTCGTCACCGCACAGCGCGGCCAGCGCCTTGCGCAGGTCGCCGGGGGGCAGCACCCCCAGCTCGTCGCGCAGCCGTCCGCTGGAGCCGCCGTCGTCGGCCACGGTGACGACGGCGGTGAGGTCGCCGGTGATCCGGCGCAGCGCGGCGAGCGAGGCGGACAGGCCCATGCCGCCACCGAGGGCGACGACCTTGGGCTGGGTGCCGCGGCGGCGCGGTCTGGCGCCGCGGGCCTCGGCCGGCCGGCCGGAGCGTCCCTCGGGGACGACTCTGCGCAGCCGGCTCAGCCGCGGAGTACGTCGTGTCATTCCCGTCCCATGTCCCGGTGGACCACCACCGTCTCCACGCCCTCGGCGGCGAGCCGGGCGGCGAGCTTCTCCGACATGGCGACCGAGCGGTGCTTTCCGCCGGTGCAGCCGACGGCGATGGTCACATAGCGCTTGCCCTCACGACGGTAGCCCGCCGCGATCAGCCGCAGCAGCTCGGCGTACCGGTCGAGGAACTCCTTGGCACCGGGCTGGTTGAAGACGTACGACGCCACCTCGTCGTTGAGGCCGGTGTACGGGCGCAGCTCGGGGACCCAGTGCGGGTTGGGCAGGAACCGCATGTCCACCACGAGGTCGGCGTCGACCGGGAGGCCGTACTTGAAGCCGAAGGACATGACGGTGGCCCGCAGCTCGGGCTCCTCGTCGCCGGCGAACTGGGCGTCCATCTTGGCGCGCAGCTCGTGCACGTTGAGGCTGGAGGTGTCGATCACCAGGTCGGCGTCGCCGCGCAGCTCGCGCAGCAGCTCCCGCTCGGCGGCGATGCCGTCGACGATGCGGCCGTCGCCCTGGAGGGGGTGCGGGCGGCGCACCGACTCGAAACGGCGGACCAGGGCCTCGTCGGAGGACTCCAGGAACACCGTCCGCCGGGTGACGCCCCGCTTGTCGAGGTCGGCGAGGGATTCGCGAAGATTGTCGAAGAAGCGCCGTCCCCGGACGTCGACGACGACGGCGATCCGCGCGACGTTGCCCTGGGAGCGCGCGCCGAGCTCCACCATGGTGGGGATCAGCGCGGGCGGCAGGTTGTCCACCACGAACCAGCCCAGGTCCTCCAGACACTTCGCGGCCGTCGAGCGGCCGGCCCCGGACATGCCGGAGATGATCACCAGCTCGGGGATGGCCGCCTCGGGCGCCCCGGCCTTCTCGTTGCCCGTCTTCACCTGTGCTCCGTCGTCCTGGCGGGCGGCGCCACCGGCCTCCTGCTGTGCCCGGTCCCGCTCCGCCGCGGGTCCTGTCTCGTGCTCGGTCATCGTTCCTGCCCCCGTCGTTCGTCCGGGGCGCCCGTGGAGACGGGCTCCCCGGGAGAACCCGTTGCCTGCCCGGGTTCTTCCGTGTCATCCATGATCTCGCCCGTCGCCGTGTTCACGGCGGGGGCGGCGGGTGCCGCCCGGGCCAGGGCGGCGACGATCGTCTCGGCCGTCTTGCGACCTATGCCCGGTACATCGCAGATCTGGTCGATTGTCGCCGATCGCAGCTTCTTCACCGAACCGAAGTGCTTGATCAGCGCCTGCTTGCGGGTCTCGCCGAGGCCGGGCACGTCGTCCAGGGGGCCGGACCGGAAGCGCTTGGCGCGCTTGGCGCGCTGGTAGGTGATCGCGAACCGGTGCGCCTCGTCCCGGACCCGCTGGAGGAGGTAGAGGCCCTCGCTGGTGCGGGGCAGCACCACCGGGTCGTCGTCGCCCGGCAGCCAGACCTCCTCCAGCCGCTTGGCGAGGCCGCAGACGGCGATGTCGTCGATGCCCAGCTCGTCCAGCGCCCGCTGGGCCGCCGCGACCTGCGGCGCGCCGCCGTCGACGACGACCAGCTGCGGCGGGTAGGCGAAGCGCCGGGGACGGCCGTCGTCCTCGGTGAGCGTGTCCCCCACCGACCCCCCGAACCCGGGCTCGGCCCCATCCCCTAGGGCACCCCCCGCCGACCCGGCGGAGCCGGCCCCGGACGCATCCGCGGGGGTGACCCCCGC carries:
- a CDS encoding phosphoglycerate kinase codes for the protein MKTIDELLSEGVAGKRVFVRADLNVPLDGTTITDDGRIRAVLPTVEALAGAGARVVVASHLGRPKGAPDPAFSLAPAAARLGELLGADVAFATDTVGESATATVAGLTDGQVAVIENLRFNAGETSKDDAERGAFADRLAALADIYVGDGFGAVHRKHASVFDLPARLPHYAGYLIATEVGVLRKLTDDVRRPYVVALGGAKVSDKLAVIDELLGKADRILIGGGMAYTFLKAQGHEIGTSLLQEDQLAAVREYLERAEKNGVELVVPVDTLVAAEFPDMKTKAPADPATVAADAMPAGQMGLDIGPETRKLYASKLADAATVFWNGPMGVFEHPDYAEGTRAVAQALVDSPGFTVVGGGDSAAAVRTLGFDENAFGHISTGGGASLEYLEGKTLPGLAALED
- the gap gene encoding type I glyceraldehyde-3-phosphate dehydrogenase, whose protein sequence is MTIRVGINGFGRIGRNYFRALLEQGADIEIVAVNDLGDTATTAHLLKYDTILGRLKQEVTHTADTITVDGKTIKVLSERDPADIPWGELGVDIVIESTGIFTKKEDAEKHIAGGAKKVVISAPAKNEDITLVMGVNQDQYDPANHHVISNASCTTNCVAPMAKVLDENFGIVKGLMTTVHAYTNDQRILDFPHKDLRRARAAAENIIPTTTGAAKATALVLPQLKGKLDGMAMRVPVPTGSVTDLVVELSREVTKEEVNAAFQKAAEGELKGYLEYTEDAIVSSDIVNAPASCTFDSSLTMVQEGKSVKVIGWYDNEWGYSNRLVDLTVFVGNQL
- a CDS encoding M14 family metallopeptidase, encoding MRHRARSILAVGTLLIGGAGIAPTALARPADPAASDSGEVKVFRAEVTKSQVSLLLAAGQDGHELGERVPDKGTATVEVYLTDGQAEKLEKQGVDLTEHTLSARAAARVENAAQGVFRPYSGKGGLQEEILRTARENPGLTKVVSIGKTVRGQDILALKLTKQAGRTKDGSRPSVLYMSNQHAREWITPEMTRRLMHHYLDAYRTDKRIKKIVDTTELWFVLSANPDGYDYTFADPANRLWRKNLRDVNGDGAISTGDGVDLNRNFPYKWGYDDEGSSPSPTSQTYRGAGPGSEPETKAVDAFQKRIGFTYGINYHSAAELLLYGVGWQVATPTPDDVLYRALAGTPGDSAIPGYHPQLSSELYTTNGEADGHAANVNGTGMFTPEMSTCQTASDADPDDEWNARDCRSGFTFPDDEKLIQQEFAKNVPFALSVAETAAHPDRPSSAVGLDAPDFTPASFGTSYARGAAQEVSVVARRAVRDKELKYRVDGGRTHDVDLRPWKGGERYGGEDNLHFDEYRAEVRHGAPGDKVEVWFTGKARKGGKVSSEHFTYTVAERPRADVLVVAEEGAKAAHTQKYVDALKADGRGAAVWDVAERGAPDALGVLSHFGTVVHHTGAAVPGVATQLQLRAFLNEGGRLIEAGEQAGGSVDLGGGNLSDDFSQYYLGAYSRTSTAGATAFTGSGGLGGFTGPLGDTPGNPLDAAGTYGVTSDELPAGAYPLFASAGAGQYPGTVNPYGPYAGSYMAAAVHTDDGYKRLTRTIDLTGTTAADRPTLRTRLLWDTEQGYDHALVEAHTTGAGDWTTLPEAGGATRATVPSECAAGFYVGEHPWLEHYLTLGDDGCAATGTTGSWNSLTGSSGGWRQVEFDLSAYAGKSVEVSLAYVTDPGSGGHGVLADEASLVTGGTAADTEGFENSLGAWKVSGPPAGSPAVLKDWTRTGELFRTHGSVTTGDTVLLGFGLEHLPSAADRSALLRKALAALDG
- the whiA gene encoding DNA-binding protein WhiA → MAMTAAVKDEISRLPVTRTCCRKAEVSALLRFAGGLHLVSGRIVIEAELDTAMAARRLKRDILEIFGHSSELIVMAPGGLRRGSRYVVRVVAGGDQLARQTGLVDGRGRPIRGLPPQVVSGATCDAEAAWRGAFLAHGSLTEPGRSSSLEVTCPGPEAALALVGAARRLSIAAKAREVRGVDRVVVRDGDAIGALLTRLGAHESVLAWEERRMRREVRATANRLANFDDANLRRSARAAVAAGARVQRALEILADDVPEHLAAAGRLRMEHKQASLEELGALADPPLTKDAVAGRIRRLLAMADKRASDLGLPGTEANIGEELDDKLMV
- a CDS encoding gluconeogenesis factor YvcK family protein; the encoded protein is MTRRTPRLSRLRRVVPEGRSGRPAEARGARPRRRGTQPKVVALGGGMGLSASLAALRRITGDLTAVVTVADDGGSSGRLRDELGVLPPGDLRKALAALCGDDDWGQTWARVIQHRFQSQGDLHEHAVGNLLIVALWEQLGDHVQALDLVGRLLGAHGRVLPMSAVPLELEALVRGHDPERPDEVGTVRGQATVALTPGEVQSVHLVPIDPPAVPEAVAAVLDADWVVLGPGSWFSSVIPHLLVPELLDALIETKARRVLSLNLAPQPGETEGFSPQRHLEVLGRHAPKLALDVVLADEAAVPDRDSLTEAAQRFGAAVELAPVARPDGSPRHDPELLAAAYDRIFRMHGRIGPWR
- the rapZ gene encoding RNase adapter RapZ, whose product is MTEHETGPAAERDRAQQEAGGAARQDDGAQVKTGNEKAGAPEAAIPELVIISGMSGAGRSTAAKCLEDLGWFVVDNLPPALIPTMVELGARSQGNVARIAVVVDVRGRRFFDNLRESLADLDKRGVTRRTVFLESSDEALVRRFESVRRPHPLQGDGRIVDGIAAERELLRELRGDADLVIDTSSLNVHELRAKMDAQFAGDEEPELRATVMSFGFKYGLPVDADLVVDMRFLPNPHWVPELRPYTGLNDEVASYVFNQPGAKEFLDRYAELLRLIAAGYRREGKRYVTIAVGCTGGKHRSVAMSEKLAARLAAEGVETVVVHRDMGRE